One genomic segment of Helianthus annuus cultivar XRQ/B chromosome 14, HanXRQr2.0-SUNRISE, whole genome shotgun sequence includes these proteins:
- the LOC110906862 gene encoding cold-responsive protein kinase 1, whose product MTTTIAKFAHLQIPLEDVVKATNNFHDDNIIGHGGFGPAYKGQLQRSGKSIKIAARRLDRKHGEGDIEFWTEISALSDLKHKNLVSLIGFCNEKGEKIIITTYEVNGSLQEHLNNPNLTWTQRLKISIGVARALSYLCYDEGRSYGVIHRNVNSSTILLDENWEVKLSGFEISIKQAVNRMDQVILSEPIGTIGYMDPEIEKTKGVTHKSDIYSFGVILFEILCGRRAYSKNEANRFLAPLAKYHCENETLPDIIYLDLKNQMSPQSLHIFSNLAYSCLKEQRADRPDTNNIVNELEKALEFQLSRENLVKNLKHLTIPLSHIKLATNDFSETYKICHLEGSTMYRAKLDHYDKGNHSSKRYNTVLIKRYPFGNEYYTEMDFLTEIEILTSGVKHPNIVTLLGFCIEAFEMILVVDNISNGFLGDYLDNINNKRILTWEKRLKICIDVAHALNYIHSGLDDQKMLIHRDICSYNIGLDENLGAKIVHFWRSVFMPPNHEDQALHLELVGRQNYVDPEYMNTYKVKRESDVYGFGIVLFEILFGRLANDPIYKKEGEKGLVFVARQNFYTETLEEMIDPIIKEETGENSFVLNRGPNKDSLHTFIAIAHQCVIKTQDKRPTMKVVVKELEKALFFQE is encoded by the exons ATGACAACAACAATCGCCAAGTTTGCTCACTTACAAATTCCACTTGAAGACGTAGTAAAGGCCACCAATAACTTTCATGATGATAACATCATCGGACACGGTGGATTTGGACCAGCATACAAAGGACAACTCCAACGATCGGGGAAGTCGATAAAGATTGCTGCGAGGAGGTTAGATCGTAAGCATGGGGAAGGAGACATTGAGTTCTGGACGGAAATTTCAGCGCTTTCTGATCTCAAGCATAAAAATCTAGTCTCTCTCATTGGATTTTGCAATGAGAAAGGTGAGAAGATCATCATAACTACTTATGAGGTCAACGGAAGTCTCCAGGAGCATCTAAACAACCCAAACCTCACATGGACGCAAAGATTGAAGATAAGTATTGGTGTGGCTCGTGCATTGAGCTACCTCTGTTACGATGAGGGACGCAGTTATGGTGTTATACATCGTAACGTAAACAGCTCCACAATTTTATTAGATGAGAACTGGGAAGTCAAGTTATCTGGTTTTGAAATTTCCATCAAACAAGCGGTAAATCGAATGGATCAGGTCATCCTATCTGAACCTATTGGCACAATAGGGTATATGGACCCAGAAATTGAAAAGACTAAAGGTGTGACTCATAAGTCTGACATCTACTCATTTGGTGTGATTTTATTTGAAATATTGTGCGGGAGGAGAGCATATAGTAAGAATGAGGCTAATAGATTTCTAGCTCCACTGGCCAAGTATCATTGCGAAAATGAAACTTTGCCGGATATAATCTATCTCGATCTAAAGAATCAAATGTCCCCGCAATCACTCCATATATTCTCAAACTTAGCATATTCTTGCTTAAAGGAGCAACGAGCAGACCGTCCAGATACGAACAATATTGTCAATGAGCTTGAGAAAGCATTGGAATTTCAGCTATCACGTGAAAATCTT GTAAAGAACTTGAAACACTTGACGATTCCTCTTAGTCACATTAAATTGGCAACCAATGATTTCTCAGAGACATACAAAATTTGTCATTTGGAAGGCTCTACTATGTACAGGGCCAAACTTGATCATTATGATAAAGGAAATCATTCATCCAAGAGATACAACACTGTTCTTATTAAACGCTACCCTTTTGGAAATGAATATTACACAGAAATGGATTTTCTTACCGAAATTGAAATCCTTACAAGTGGAGTTAAGCATCCCAACATCGTCACTCTACTTGGATTTTGTATTGAAGCTTTTGAGATGATACTTGTCGTTGACAATATTTCTAATGGATTCCTTGGTGATTATTTGGATAACATCAATAATAAACGTATTTTGACTTGggaaaaacgtttgaaaatctgCATTGATGTTGCACACGCATTGAATTACATTCATTCTGGGTTGGACGACCAAAAGATGCTAATTCATCGTGATATATGTAGCTACAACATTGGGTTGGACGAGAACTTGGGGGCAAAGATTGTTCACTTTTGGAGGTCTGTATTCATGCCTCCAAATCACGAAGACCAAGCTCTCCATCTCGAATTGGTTGGAAGACAAAACTACGTAGATCCAGAATATATGAATACTTATAAGGTAAAAAGAGAGTCAGATGTTTATGGTTTTGGAATAGTCTTGTTTGAAATTCTATTTGGGAGGTTAGCCAATGACCCAATTTACAAGAAGGAGGGTGAAAAAGGGCTAGTCTTTGTGGCAAGACAAAACTTCTACACTGAAACCCTAGAGGAAATGATAGACCCTATAATAAAGGAAGAAACAGGtgaaaatagttttgttttaaatAGAGGACCCAACAAGGATTCTTTACACACGTTTATTGCAATTGCACACCAATGTGTGATAAAAACTCAAGACAAACGCCCAACAATGAAAGTTGTAGTCAAAGAACTCGAGAAAGCATTATTCTTTCAA gaataa